AAATTGATTTTTCCATTGATTCAAATATTAGTGAAaagattttagaaaatttgttGGATTAGTATCGACCAATACCGATATTGTATCAATCACTAATTCCTAAAATCATGTACCATACATACAATTATTAATTGCTGTTGGAGCAGCGGTATCTTGTAGGTTTGGATTAGACTTGGTGATACCAAACCTCTTAGGATAGTATTTGGAagctaaagaaaagaaaaaaataaaaaatatttaaaaaattttgaatttgaggagagagatagaaatgATGTCATCATGcattttcttggcttccaaataTAGTTGAGTTTCGACCAGTTATGAAGCGATTCATTAAAGTACACAGCTCAAGATGATTTCtaatactatatatatatttttggttaaaaaagtACATAGTTTTAGATTATTGTATATTAACGGTATACAATAATAATGGTCTAATAGAATATCATTATAGATATTAGTGACAataatctttcatttttttttttcttctaaattttaTGGCTAAAGCCGCTAAAGTGTCACAGTCACCGAagataaataagaaaagaaaaaataaaatgaaaaaacgcaccgaaatagaaaagaacaagaaaataatTGGGCTATCTCTCGTCCATCACCGATTACTCTTTGGAGCTCTGCAACTCTCTGCGTATTCATTGGCCGTTTAACGTAACAATAATCTCATCTATTGTATCTTCATATTTTAAGGGTTTGCAGTAAAGAGAAGAAGCCATGGTCGTTGCTTATCAGCAGAACAATTGCATTTCGTCTCTCACTCGCTCGTCTCCACGTCCTCTTTTAGTTCTTCCTAGGGTTTCAAGTTTAATCATCAAGAATCCAAGGCGTTCGTCTACATTTCCATCCATTGCTCGCAGAAGCCATTGTTTAGCATGTGGTGCCGATACCTTAGTCGCTGGCTCGCGTAAAGAAGATGGGAAGTCTTATGGAGTTGCCagcaagaaagaagaggagattgGAGATCTAAAATCTTGGATGCACGAGAAAGGACTTCCTCCTTGCAAGGTTGTTCTCAAGGAAAGGCCCTCGCATGATGGGAAGCATAGACCGATACACTACGTTGCAGCCAGTGAGGATCTTCAGGTAACTTCGTTGCTGGTCGTATTTCGAAGTGCTTATTCTCAACATGGTGTTTGAAGTTTAATTTCCTTCACGGATTTGTTGTTATGTTTATATTAATCCgtttgaaaatttcaagtttATTGCAGGCAGGAGATATTGCATTTCTCGTCCCGAATTCGTTGGTTGTAACCCTCGATAGAGTTCTTGGGAACGAGACAGTGGGTAAGGTGTAGTGATTATATCTAGATAATCAATCTCCTGATTTAGATGCCGTACAGTTGTGATTAGTACAGCACTAATGACTTTTCCAAATTGGGGTGTGATGGTTCATGTCGTGAAGGGATAATTTTACTCCCAGTTTCTTTAGGTTCCGTATGGTTGTAAGGGAAGTGAAGtcaatttttaaaaagaaaatggacaTTGTGTAACTACTTTAAACTCTTACTAAATATAGTAACCATACttttcaaacaaaattttattttccttcttaaaaCCAAAGAACTTGATTGTAAAATGTCGCAAAATTTAATAACCAGATTTAAAATGTTGTAGAGTTAGACAATTAACAGAAGTTTTCATTTGATtttacttcccttccctttattttccttgcaaccaGACGGAGCCCTAGAGACTACTTAAAATTTAATTGAGAACGTTTTGGAAGTCCCAGTTCTTTTTGTTTCATTCTCCATGTAGTCGTGCTTTTGGGAACTGTTGAACTGAAACTCATGCAATTGAATCAAATATTGCATTTTAAGAAGATTTTAAGATCAATAATTATGGATATTCTATTCAATAAGTTTCATCCTCATGTGTTCTTTTTGAATATCAGGATTGGGACCAGTGTATTATGGTTTCACGTCCTAACTTATATTGACTCATTGATTTTTCTTATGCAGCGGAATTATTGACAACAAATAAGCTCTCTGAACTGGCCTGCTTGGCATTGTATCTCATGTACGAAAAGAAGCAGGGAAAGGAATCTTTCTGGTATCCATTCATAAGGGAGCTTGACCGCCAACGAGGGAGGGGCCAGCTAGCTGTAGAATCTCCTCTTCTATGGTCAGAGACTGAACTGGCTTATCTTAATGGGAGCCCTACAAAGGTATTTTCTGGTCTAGTGACTCAAACTAGAAATTCTCTGTACATGGTTCCggtatcttttttattttgggggtgggggggggggggtggtttagTTTATAGAAAAAGTTATAGAATCACTGTTGTGACTTCTTGTATCCATCATTTCCGTAAACAAGTGTCAATGTGTAGGAGGGTATAAAGGGATGGCAGGACGTTTGCAAACAAATTGTTTTCATCTATGTCactttaatttaaattttacggaattatttttttcatgggtcaacacctctaaacagctgtGGAACTAACATTTGCCTTAGTTTTCTAGAGGGATCAATAATAAActgccaaattttttttaattgaccCCTTTATCATGCAAATTTGatatttcttctcttgtttttttttttcaaattgctttttaattgggataaggcttggtTGCGagagtttaatttttttttctttaatacatTGTGTTTTTTCTGCTTATTGTTTTGGGTGTTCTCAAGCTTGTGAATGTGCATTCAttccaaaattaaagtttatGACTAATACTTCATGCGTTGTATGGAATAATAATCTAGGCTGAAGTCCTTGAACGAGATGAGGGGATCAAGAGAGAATATAATGAACTTGACACGGTCTGGTTTATGGCGGGGTCACTATTTCAGGTCAGTCTATCTTGTAGCTTGAAATGTCATTAAAAATCATTTTATGAAGTCATTGGGCAATTTTGTCCATGGAACATTATTTTATGGTTTCATATAGCCATGTATATGAGgtttgatattatattattgtaattatttatttttgagttttacAGCAATATCCATATGACATACCAACTGAGGCCTTCCCATTTGAGATTTTCAAGCAAGCTTTTGTTGCAGTTCAGTCATGTGTGGTGCATTTGCAGGTACTGTCTCATCATTTTATTCCGACTGTTGTTAAATGTTCAGAGACAAATGGGTTAGCATTTAGTTGGATATGATTTCGGCAATGATATTATGGTTTAAAATGCTTGTGATGAATTTTGCATCATTCTTTGCTGCCATTTGAGTAGCATTATGTTGAACCAGAGAGGGATTAGGATGGAGTTTAATGTGCCCATTGCACTTTCTtattctcctcttcctctgcctCCTGTCTATTTCATTCTATGATGGGGACATCATGATTGATGCACATGGTGAGCTGATTAGAGTAAAACTCCATTTGTATGTTCTATGTGATGGGATTACAAAAGAGAGCTGTATCCATGTAAGCCTGTGGAGAAGGAAGTGTAGGATGTGAGGACTGTCCCTTGCTTCAGAGCTCACATGTGGACGAAACCAGGTTCCATATAGAGGTTTAAAGGGCAATTCGGATGGGCAaggagagaacaagaacatcaTTTGTTCTCTGCCCTTCTGACCATTTAACCAGTCACCTTATGAGTGCTTTTCAGTTTCACTTTTTCATTTAACCTAagcttctctcccccccccccccccccctctttttctttttaaggaaAACATTAGATTCTATTAAGGCATCTGGATTGATGGTTTAATTTTCTGGTTGAATCAGAAAGTGAGTTTGGCAAGAAGATTTGCGTTAGTTCCTTTAGGTCCACCTCTTCTTGCGTACAAAAGCAATTGCAAGGCGATGCTGACACCTGTAGAAGATG
The nucleotide sequence above comes from Telopea speciosissima isolate NSW1024214 ecotype Mountain lineage chromosome 3, Tspe_v1, whole genome shotgun sequence. Encoded proteins:
- the LOC122655730 gene encoding ribulose-1,5 bisphosphate carboxylase/oxygenase large subunit N-methyltransferase, chloroplastic isoform X2; the protein is MMGSIDRYTTLQPVRIFSLLQAGDIAFLVPNSLVVTLDRVLGNETVAELLTTNKLSELACLALYLMYEKKQGKESFWYPFIRELDRQRGRGQLAVESPLLWSETELAYLNGSPTKAEVLERDEGIKREYNELDTVWFMAGSLFQQYPYDIPTEAFPFEIFKQAFVAVQSCVVHLQKVSLARRFALVPLGPPLLAYKSNCKAMLTPVEDAVQLVVDRPYKAGEPIVVWCGPQPNSRLLLNYGFVDEDNPYDRMVVEASLNTEDPQYQAKRLVAQRNGKLTVQVFHVCVGKEKEAVSDMLPYLRLGYVSDPSEMQSVLSSQGPICPVSPCLERAVLDQLSDYFKDRLASYPTTMGEDEVSLADCNLDARKRVATQLVRLEKKILNSCLQATTELINQLPDHTVSPCPAPYAPLLK
- the LOC122655730 gene encoding ribulose-1,5 bisphosphate carboxylase/oxygenase large subunit N-methyltransferase, chloroplastic isoform X1, encoding MVVAYQQNNCISSLTRSSPRPLLVLPRVSSLIIKNPRRSSTFPSIARRSHCLACGADTLVAGSRKEDGKSYGVASKKEEEIGDLKSWMHEKGLPPCKVVLKERPSHDGKHRPIHYVAASEDLQAGDIAFLVPNSLVVTLDRVLGNETVAELLTTNKLSELACLALYLMYEKKQGKESFWYPFIRELDRQRGRGQLAVESPLLWSETELAYLNGSPTKAEVLERDEGIKREYNELDTVWFMAGSLFQQYPYDIPTEAFPFEIFKQAFVAVQSCVVHLQKVSLARRFALVPLGPPLLAYKSNCKAMLTPVEDAVQLVVDRPYKAGEPIVVWCGPQPNSRLLLNYGFVDEDNPYDRMVVEASLNTEDPQYQAKRLVAQRNGKLTVQVFHVCVGKEKEAVSDMLPYLRLGYVSDPSEMQSVLSSQGPICPVSPCLERAVLDQLSDYFKDRLASYPTTMGEDEVSLADCNLDARKRVATQLVRLEKKILNSCLQATTELINQLPDHTVSPCPAPYAPLLK